A segment of the Anguilla anguilla isolate fAngAng1 chromosome 6, fAngAng1.pri, whole genome shotgun sequence genome:
atgtgaaaatgtaaccCAAGACGAGCATTTGATTGGACATGCTTACCAATGACATATGAACTCATTATGATCCCGGACAGTGAAGAATCAATGCTGGGTCATGTtggcacatacacatactggaGCAGTGTATTAACAGGATGAGTCATCCAGCAGCTAAAAAAGTGCATATTTTTCTTgggttttttgaaaaaaacaacccaGTGTGCCCTTTAAGAGCTTTTACGATTATCTACTGTAATGGTGGATATAAATTGTTGGAAAGAAAGGTGGCTAACTTGGTCAGCTCGGTGTAGCCAACATGGGTGTCCTTTCGAAATGCTCCACACAAAACATAGGGAAGCCCCTGAATTTGCTGTAAACCTGTGACTGCAAGTACATGGACTGCTGCATCCGCCAATGCATGAAGCAGATGCACAGGACTTACGTACCTCTAACCACTGAAAAGGCTGAAAGCTAAAATAATGTAACACACTAGGGGTAATGGAGGCAATTAAGAAAGCCTGCCAACAAAATTTTTGATCAATACCAACAGTTACCCCTCTTCAGGGGCAGCATGAACTGTGTGCCAGACCCCTTgccacatccatccatccatccattgtctagaCCTGCtcatcctggtcagggtcacggggggtgctggcgCCTATCCCAGTttacattgggcgagaggcaggaacccTTAACATATTTCCCTCTCAGTTCATACAACACATTTTGGAATAATTGATTGTTACAAGGGGCATGTACATGAATACTTAAAATCAAAATGGGGGGGAGGAGAGTCAGGTTTTTAGTCTACCATTAATTTTTTACTTTGTCAACATGCCtctaatataaatatatgtctATGAATATTTCAATAGGTAAATATATGATTAATTTAACTGTTATCTTGAAGTGTGTCTGTCAATATGCCTATCTGTTGATCATATCATTACTGGTGTTGCCCCAAGTTATTGCTTTGGAAGTTGCCAAAAGGGAAATTATGTTCTTTTCAAACCAGGGTAAAAGAACTagacaaaaatttaaattaattcttGAAGGGAAAAAATGGGAGATTTAAATATGAACTCACGCTGCAGTCCTGTGGAAAAGAAAGGTCTACCCTCAGACTTGCCAAAAACTAGTCTTATTTTCGTCACCACATATCTAAAAAAACAGCTGGAGCTGAAGAAAACTCCTGCTTTAACTGGATTAAGTCACAGAGTGCTCTGACTCAAGCAGTACTGACTGAATTCAGACAGAAAATTCAAGGCCTTGGATCCAAGGACACTGTTTTGTCGTGAGAATCCCGAGTTACTCGTCTCAGCCTCGTTCTTCTGGCTTTGAAGTTTAAACAACATTCCACCTAAACTGTTAAAAACTATGTCAAAacgaaaaatgcaaatgaagacGGGCCCTTTCAGTTCAGCAGTGTCCCGTAGAGCTGTGCTTTGGTGAGGCTGTCCTTCCTGGTAAGTCCCAGGGTGCCGAGCGCCTGGTAAGGGGGCGGAGTCTTGCTCAGTGGGGTTTGGCTCTGGTATTCCTGCATGTCGATGGCCTCCAGAGAGTTGTGGTTGAGGGATTCAGCGGAGCTGTTGGGGCTGATGTCCACGTACTCCTTCTTGGCGCTGCCTGGAGGGCTCTCCTTGTCCCGGGAGCTGGCGGACTGGAAGAGGAGGCTGTGCTCCGACTCCTGGCTGTCCTCTTTGGCCAGGTACATGGGCATGCCATCCTGGGTGCAGAGGCCGCCGGGGTCCCGTTCGGGGCTGGGGCTGGCGCTAGCACTGCGGCTTGGGACGACAAAACGGGGGTCCAGGACGCCCCCGCTGCAGTAGACGTCGGCCCCCTCCTGGAAGCTACTGTAGAGCGGGCCCAGCTTGATCTTGGCGGGCCGTATGGCGAAGTGCTGCTCCGAGAAGCTGTAGGGCGAGACTCGCCCGGGGCTCCGGTAGGAGCAGGCGCTGATGTCCTCCACGCTCAACCGTCTCCAGCGGCCGCAGGGCTCCTCGTCCGGGACGTCCCGGTAGAGCTGGGGGGACCCCCCTCCGTGGGCCGGGGTGTGGCGGGGGGAGTGGTACGGCTCGCTGAAGCAGGAAGGCGCGCGAGCGTAGACCGGCCCGGATTCGCCGTTCTGGTGGCCGGCGTGCGCCACCTGCTGGAACACGTGAGCCTCCGGGAAACCGGGGCTGTCCTGCTCGTAGGAGGAGTCGCTCTTGCGCTCGTAGTCGCTGTCCCGCCAGTTGGCGTAGAGGGCCTGGTGGTGCGGCGTGGACGGGGGCGAGTGCGCCCCCTTCTCTTCGGACGCCCCGCTGAAGCTGGAGTAGGAGCTGGAGGCCTGCAGGGAGGTGACGAACTCCGTGAACTCGGCGAACTCGGCGAAGTGCTCCTGGGAGGGACTGGCCTGGGCGGCGTCCTCCTCGGCGTTGCTGTCGGTGGAGTTCTGGGCCCAGAGCAGGCCCAGCGGCGGCTGGCCGTGCAGGTCCACGCTCTGCCGCCGCTGCCGCGGCCGCTCGTCCGGGCAGTACAGCGCCGTGTCGCTGCAGTACAGGTCGGACCAGCGGTACGCCGCCCGGCGGGTCAGCgtctcgccctcgccctcgcccggGCTGCTGAGGGGGAAGCGCGCGTCCTGGGGCTGCGGGCTGGCGCAGCGGGACGCCAGGCTGCTGCCGGGGTCCGGCTTCTCCAGGACCTGGCCGATGATGGTGGTGGGCACCGAGTCCGAGTAGGGCGAGTGGCAGAGGTCCGCGGTCTCCATGTGCAAACTGAGACGCTCCTGAAAATCAGCAGGCAGCTGGGCAGAGAGAATcaagcattatttatttatgggacAGTCCGCCCTGCTTTCATATTTTctctttattcagacaggtagaaagcagagagagagagcagatagAGAAGGGATCTAAGCTGAGAAAAAACCGTGCTGGGATTTCACCCCCGCCTGCATTAAAGTGGGTGCTCTATGGACCTTTGATCATGCAAGAACGAAgtattattttcatgtaaaaatacaattctgtttttattattgtgccaattatataataattattgttattatgtcCAGATGACCCTTGGGCAGCCTGTCATgtcaaaatggcaaaagaacTTACACTTCACAAAAATAACTTGAGgagcaagagaaaaagagagcaagTGAAAATGGCACTGAAGTATGACTAATTCAGAGATGCCTGCTGCAAAGCAGGTGATGAAGAACTCATAGAACATCAAAGCCAATGGAACCATCTGTCTCCGGAATTTGCTCTGGTGCCCCATATGCCACCCGAATCTGAGTGGCTCCTTACACTGTTGCAGAGACGTTACAGATGGGTCACCAGATGCTTAAAAACAAGCCGCGCTGAGCATTGGCCGACTGTGCATTGCGCTATGGGACCACTGCTGGCTCTGGGACGGTCAGGATTGGTCGTGGACTACAGAGCCCTACTCCGCATGCACGTGGAACAAGTGTCAGCTCAGCACACCACTAGAAAGCACCATCGTTTTTCATTTTGGTCCACGGCAGACGCTGTTTTTGATTGGTTACCTTAGACAGGCTGCTCTGGCTTTTCTATAGCCGTGCATCAGATGTCAGACTTCAGTCAGCTGTAACAATCTACAGTAGGAAGGGAATCATCCTGTCCCTGTGTCACCTGTGATTTCTGATGGCAGCCCCTTCCTGAGATAGAGACAGCCTTCTTTGCATGTGCTTCAGATGAGGAGCTTCAATCTGTTGCTGGCAGAAGCTGCAAGCGCACTCAGCAAAATTCCACACTGAGGGGCGGCTTATCTTTGTGAGCAGACCCTGTTTCTGACAAACAGATGGATATAGCCTGCTGCTGGGCCTTTCTGAGGTTTCATTTGGAAATTCTGCGCAGAAAACACAGCTTTGGAAGCATGCGTTTGCAATGTATGGTAATGTGGCCAGAGAAAAGAACCGGGGAAATTGGGAAGGGCTTGCGACTACAACCCAGCAGTACTGAAGCCATAAAGCCACCGAGAAGCTGTGTGATCTGCTCTTTTCCATCGTGAATGTGCcccaaacaaaataattcacctcCCGCAAGTCATTCAGCAGGGACTGCTGCATTGTATTTCACCACTACAAAACGCAAGGCACAGTGCTTTTTGGAGAGGGTCCATGGATCAGACTATGCGGATAAAGATGGATTCATACCCTGGTGAGGTACAGATTGGCAATCAAAAAGGCAAAAATCAACCCAGTCTGGACAATGAGGCAGAAGGCCCCCTGCGAAGGTAGGCGAATAGCTTTCTGTGGATGTTATTGGACTCATCCAGAGCTGCCTATTGTAGTGTAAGGCATAATAAACATTGTGCAGCCATCATAGTGCAAGCTGATGTTGCTCCCAGGGATTATTGTTTGTCACTCTGTGCACTCTATCATGTGagaaaacattacttttatGATCACTGTTAGGTGCCTTGTGTTTTGGcggaataaattaataacatgtGAGGATTACCTCAGACAGCTTGAGGGCTCTGTGGTGGGGTGTGTTGCACAGAAGGAGCTGGGCAGCCAGATTGCAGTCCTTCCTGTACAGCTCCTGCAGAGAGACGAGTGCCAGTGTCAGATTCTGATTCGATCAATCGGTTACTCATTCAGTCaatgaattaatcaatcaatcgatAAACCACATAACCAATCAGTCAACCAATTTATGGACAGAATTTAAAGGGCTCCTTTCATTGTGAAACACAGGCAGcacattcattatattttactgcttgcatgtaacatttttaattagctTGCAAAGTGGCCAGGTCATAAACAAGTTTTCTGTTGAGGGAAGACACTCACATTGTCCTCTCTGAGTTTCTCAATGGTGATCTTGGCTTCCAGGAGGTGGTTGTTGAGGACGATGATCTCTCTGCTTAGGGCTCTCCTCTCGTCGTCATGGTGCTGAGACtttgggggcggggaggggggtgaaagGGCGGGCTTGTGAGTAGTGGAAAACATCAATGACGGCAAcaatggaaaactgaaaaatcattGACCGGGCAGAGGCTGTTCACATAGAGCTACTCTGGCGGTGACTGTCATTGAGCAGTTTTTGGTAAAAGCAGCCGAGATGTAAGATCTGTGCGGAGGCTGGGTCAAACTCATTGAACCCCCTTGAATCAACACAATATCCCAGCAGCCTTGAATTCTGCAAAGCAAATTTATTGTGCGTCTTACTTCACACTTTGAGTTACATATTTTCTAACTCACAGTGATTGTAGCTCTGCATTTGGAATTTATTAAAAGAGATGTCTCCACCAAACCAATACAGCACTGGCCACACCCATGATCATTCATGTTTGCACATACAAACAGGAAACCAGGAGTCTGTACCTGTTTTTATGATTCAGTTTGATGGTATAACTTTTTTGCAGGCACTGGCTGATgaaaccccccacctcccacctcccactgccttttttctgcatttatcATCTTAAGTGGACCGGCCTGGGCATGTAATACAGAGTTATTGTTTTAATACAGTGCAAATgtctttcaaatatttcaatctTTTTCAATTAGACTTTGAAATAGCTCCCAGTTAAATTGGTGCTTGTCAGCACAGAGCGTGCATTCTGGGGAAGTTCTCGTAATGCAATGCAacagtttttgaaaaagaatGACTCCCGCAACAGCACCTGAACAATGAGAAGGTAGAGCTGTGTAACTACATGAAAGTGGAGGGCTTAGGTTAAAGAGTCATAGTACTGGTCAGGGAAAAATGATTAGTAAAAATATTAGTAAAAATATAGTAAAATATACTAATATACAGTCGTAGTACAGTAGATACTAAAAGGTTTAATGGAAATAACACCTAGATATATAATCATCTTCAgtttatctgtttttattgtgcaagtaaaaca
Coding sequences within it:
- the LOC118230613 gene encoding brain-enriched guanylate kinase-associated protein-like isoform X3, whose product is MRERERNMKKIYIGKTALKNSRNGCKHQKKSSVQDQKEDLRKRLYYTTRKLELLETEFDSTRQYLETELRRAQEELEKFTDKLRRIQSGYSALQRINQDLEERIQRTSQHHDDERRALSREIIVLNNHLLEAKITIEKLREDNELYRKDCNLAAQLLLCNTPHHRALKLSELPADFQERLSLHMETADLCHSPYSDSVPTTIIGQVLEKPDPGSSLASRCASPQPQDARFPLSSPGEGEGETLTRRAAYRWSDLYCSDTALYCPDERPRQRRQSVDLHGQPPLGLLWAQNSTDSNAEEDAAQASPSQEHFAEFAEFTEFVTSLQASSSYSSFSGASEEKGAHSPPSTPHHQALYANWRDSDYERKSDSSYEQDSPGFPEAHVFQQVAHAGHQNGESGPVYARAPSCFSEPYHSPRHTPAHGGGSPQLYRDVPDEEPCGRWRRLSVEDISACSYRSPGRVSPYSFSEQHFAIRPAKIKLGPLYSSFQEGADVYCSGGVLDPRFVVPSRSASASPSPERDPGGLCTQDGMPMYLAKEDSQESEHSLLFQSASSRDKESPPGSAKKEYVDISPNSSAESLNHNSLEAIDMQEYQSQTPLSKTPPPYQALGTLGLTRKDSLTKAQLYGTLLN
- the LOC118230613 gene encoding brain-enriched guanylate kinase-associated protein-like isoform X2, yielding MGNARGERRNKPGSSSRQSISETDSPWNSTTHSTGDIYSSSVQDQKEDLRKRLYYTTRKLELLETEFDSTRQYLETELRRAQEELEKFTDKLRRIQSGYSALQRINQDLEERIQRTSQHHDDERRALSREIIVLNNHLLEAKITIEKLREDNELYRKDCNLAAQLLLCNTPHHRALKLSELPADFQERLSLHMETADLCHSPYSDSVPTTIIGQVLEKPDPGSSLASRCASPQPQDARFPLSSPGEGEGETLTRRAAYRWSDLYCSDTALYCPDERPRQRRQSVDLHGQPPLGLLWAQNSTDSNAEEDAAQASPSQEHFAEFAEFTEFVTSLQASSSYSSFSGASEEKGAHSPPSTPHHQALYANWRDSDYERKSDSSYEQDSPGFPEAHVFQQVAHAGHQNGESGPVYARAPSCFSEPYHSPRHTPAHGGGSPQLYRDVPDEEPCGRWRRLSVEDISACSYRSPGRVSPYSFSEQHFAIRPAKIKLGPLYSSFQEGADVYCSGGVLDPRFVVPSRSASASPSPERDPGGLCTQDGMPMYLAKEDSQESEHSLLFQSASSRDKESPPGSAKKEYVDISPNSSAESLNHNSLEAIDMQEYQSQTPLSKTPPPYQALGTLGLTRKDSLTKAQLYGTLLN
- the LOC118230613 gene encoding brain-enriched guanylate kinase-associated protein-like isoform X4, with product MRFHAKKCSVQDQKEDLRKRLYYTTRKLELLETEFDSTRQYLETELRRAQEELEKFTDKLRRIQSGYSALQRINQDLEERIQRTSQHHDDERRALSREIIVLNNHLLEAKITIEKLREDNELYRKDCNLAAQLLLCNTPHHRALKLSELPADFQERLSLHMETADLCHSPYSDSVPTTIIGQVLEKPDPGSSLASRCASPQPQDARFPLSSPGEGEGETLTRRAAYRWSDLYCSDTALYCPDERPRQRRQSVDLHGQPPLGLLWAQNSTDSNAEEDAAQASPSQEHFAEFAEFTEFVTSLQASSSYSSFSGASEEKGAHSPPSTPHHQALYANWRDSDYERKSDSSYEQDSPGFPEAHVFQQVAHAGHQNGESGPVYARAPSCFSEPYHSPRHTPAHGGGSPQLYRDVPDEEPCGRWRRLSVEDISACSYRSPGRVSPYSFSEQHFAIRPAKIKLGPLYSSFQEGADVYCSGGVLDPRFVVPSRSASASPSPERDPGGLCTQDGMPMYLAKEDSQESEHSLLFQSASSRDKESPPGSAKKEYVDISPNSSAESLNHNSLEAIDMQEYQSQTPLSKTPPPYQALGTLGLTRKDSLTKAQLYGTLLN
- the LOC118230613 gene encoding brain-enriched guanylate kinase-associated protein-like isoform X1, whose translation is MMGNARGERRNKPGSSSRQSISETDSPWNSTTHSTGDIYSSSVQDQKEDLRKRLYYTTRKLELLETEFDSTRQYLETELRRAQEELEKFTDKLRRIQSGYSALQRINQDLEERIQRTSQHHDDERRALSREIIVLNNHLLEAKITIEKLREDNELYRKDCNLAAQLLLCNTPHHRALKLSELPADFQERLSLHMETADLCHSPYSDSVPTTIIGQVLEKPDPGSSLASRCASPQPQDARFPLSSPGEGEGETLTRRAAYRWSDLYCSDTALYCPDERPRQRRQSVDLHGQPPLGLLWAQNSTDSNAEEDAAQASPSQEHFAEFAEFTEFVTSLQASSSYSSFSGASEEKGAHSPPSTPHHQALYANWRDSDYERKSDSSYEQDSPGFPEAHVFQQVAHAGHQNGESGPVYARAPSCFSEPYHSPRHTPAHGGGSPQLYRDVPDEEPCGRWRRLSVEDISACSYRSPGRVSPYSFSEQHFAIRPAKIKLGPLYSSFQEGADVYCSGGVLDPRFVVPSRSASASPSPERDPGGLCTQDGMPMYLAKEDSQESEHSLLFQSASSRDKESPPGSAKKEYVDISPNSSAESLNHNSLEAIDMQEYQSQTPLSKTPPPYQALGTLGLTRKDSLTKAQLYGTLLN